From the genome of Pukyongia salina, one region includes:
- a CDS encoding NAD(P)-binding domain-containing protein: MDILIENIIVYGAVFIFCGAIVYFYLRKLKKNTRETEKKVAIAKEEGLYEPVSLHPYIDLNTCIGSAACVSECPEKDIIGIANGKATLINSSNCVGHGACFHACPVEAISLRMGTETRGVDLPHVNQNFETNIRGIYIAGELGGMGLIRNSVEQGQQAIDSIVKSKKPNKSGVTDVIIIGAGPAGISATLACKKHKLTSLTLEQDSLGGTVYTFPRSKIVMTSPMNLPLYGKVKLYDTSKDELLNLWNKVIAEHQIEIKENCKVVDIVPQADDTFKIVTANGEEYVSNNVLISIGRRGSPRKLGVPGEESQKVAYRLLEPERISGKEIIVVGGGDSAIEASLLLMDNNNVRQLVRTDTLTRCKPKNRERITEANEQGKVNLMFSTNLVSISDTHCMIKTDGDEIVQQVKNDLVYIFAGGILPTAFLEKPGIKITKRFGYIMKKHG; the protein is encoded by the coding sequence ATGGATATCCTTATAGAAAATATCATTGTTTACGGTGCTGTCTTTATCTTCTGCGGGGCTATCGTGTACTTTTATCTTCGGAAATTGAAGAAAAATACCCGGGAGACAGAAAAGAAAGTCGCCATCGCCAAAGAAGAAGGTTTGTACGAACCTGTTTCCTTACACCCTTATATAGATCTGAACACTTGTATTGGTAGCGCAGCCTGTGTTTCAGAATGTCCCGAAAAAGATATCATTGGTATCGCAAATGGAAAAGCTACCCTTATTAACTCTTCCAATTGCGTAGGTCATGGTGCTTGTTTCCACGCCTGCCCCGTGGAAGCCATTTCACTTCGAATGGGAACCGAAACCAGGGGCGTAGATCTTCCGCATGTGAATCAGAATTTCGAAACCAATATCCGTGGCATATACATCGCCGGAGAACTAGGTGGAATGGGTCTTATTAGAAACAGTGTGGAACAAGGCCAGCAGGCCATCGACAGTATCGTAAAAAGTAAAAAACCAAACAAGAGTGGTGTAACCGATGTGATCATTATTGGTGCTGGCCCGGCAGGAATCTCTGCAACCCTGGCCTGCAAGAAGCACAAATTAACCAGTTTAACACTGGAACAGGACTCCCTGGGGGGAACAGTGTATACATTTCCACGCTCGAAAATAGTGATGACATCACCTATGAACCTGCCGCTCTACGGGAAAGTGAAATTGTATGATACTTCCAAGGATGAGTTACTAAATTTATGGAACAAAGTGATCGCCGAGCACCAAATCGAGATCAAAGAGAATTGTAAAGTGGTCGATATAGTACCTCAGGCAGACGACACATTTAAAATAGTTACGGCTAATGGAGAAGAATATGTGAGTAATAACGTGCTTATTTCCATTGGCAGACGCGGTAGCCCTCGTAAACTTGGTGTTCCTGGTGAAGAATCGCAAAAAGTAGCCTATAGATTGCTTGAGCCCGAGCGCATTTCAGGAAAAGAAATTATAGTAGTTGGAGGAGGTGATTCGGCTATCGAAGCTTCTTTGTTACTTATGGACAACAATAACGTGCGACAATTGGTAAGAACCGATACACTTACGCGATGTAAACCAAAAAATCGTGAGCGTATAACCGAGGCGAACGAACAAGGGAAGGTAAATTTAATGTTCTCAACCAACCTGGTTTCCATTAGTGATACTCATTGTATGATCAAAACAGACGGTGACGAAATCGTGCAGCAAGTTAAAAACGACCTGGTCTACATTTTCGCTGGTGGAATACTACCAACAGCCTTTTTAGAGAAGCCGGGTATTAAAATTACCAAGCGTTTTGGCTATATTATGAAAAAACATGGTTAA
- a CDS encoding HYC_CC_PP family protein yields the protein MKHFFHRVLSFLMALVVLFSTMSFTVNMHYCGDTLVETAIFKKGDGCGMDMEKSSIEGCSIIKKNCCDDKQVVVEGQDELKITIDQVSFDQLVFVTSFIYSYNYLFQGEDKNVISYERYRPPLVVKQIYKIDESYLI from the coding sequence ATGAAACATTTTTTCCATAGGGTATTGTCATTCTTGATGGCGTTGGTAGTGCTTTTTTCTACGATGTCATTTACCGTAAATATGCATTATTGCGGGGATACTCTAGTAGAAACTGCTATTTTTAAAAAAGGTGATGGTTGTGGAATGGATATGGAGAAATCTTCAATAGAGGGATGTTCTATCATCAAGAAAAATTGTTGTGATGACAAGCAGGTTGTCGTCGAGGGTCAGGATGAATTAAAGATTACAATTGACCAAGTTTCATTCGACCAGCTAGTATTCGTTACTTCCTTTATTTATTCCTATAATTATCTTTTTCAGGGAGAAGATAAAAACGTAATTTCTTACGAGAGGTATAGACCGCCACTCGTCGTCAAGCAGATCTACAAGATTGACGAATCCTATTTAATTTGA
- a CDS encoding TolC family protein, whose product MRESKFYIKVLVFLAICSAAPISNAQDLEALVEEALNNNPEIQKFELQYKRASEKSNEVNAIPNTEFGFGYFISEPETRTGAQRFKISAKQMFPWFGTIASRENYTNSLADTKYMEILIAKRKLIASVLQVYYNLYANHEKQKVLTDNIKLLDTYETLALTSVEVGTASAVDVLRLQMRKNDLQQLKDILYQQFLADQTKLNKLLNRDESISIRIADKLDIPSEDVEILTENLVLHPELLKYDQLYKSVAQSELLNQKERSPMIGFGLDYINVDERPDMSFTDNGKDIVMPMVSVSIPIFNKKYRSQSKQNEIEQREISYQKQDRLNTLETLLSKAINDRISARISYNTQSKNLKQAKDAEEILIKSYETGTIDFNDVLNIQELQLKFEMERIESIRAYYVQTTIINYLIQ is encoded by the coding sequence ATGAGAGAGAGTAAGTTTTATATAAAAGTATTGGTGTTCCTTGCGATCTGTTCGGCAGCTCCAATTTCCAACGCACAGGATTTGGAAGCTCTTGTTGAAGAGGCTTTGAATAACAATCCGGAAATCCAAAAATTCGAATTGCAATATAAAAGAGCTTCAGAAAAGAGCAATGAGGTTAATGCAATTCCGAACACTGAATTTGGTTTCGGTTATTTCATTAGCGAACCAGAAACACGAACGGGCGCACAACGATTTAAAATATCGGCCAAGCAGATGTTCCCGTGGTTTGGAACCATTGCTTCGAGAGAGAATTATACGAACTCATTGGCGGATACGAAATACATGGAGATTCTTATTGCAAAGCGGAAATTAATAGCTTCGGTATTGCAGGTATATTATAACTTATATGCGAACCATGAAAAACAAAAGGTACTCACCGATAATATAAAATTACTCGATACCTACGAAACTTTGGCACTAACATCGGTTGAGGTAGGTACGGCTTCTGCTGTCGACGTACTTAGATTGCAAATGCGAAAAAACGATCTGCAGCAGTTAAAAGATATATTATATCAACAGTTTTTAGCAGATCAAACAAAGCTAAATAAGCTTTTAAATAGAGATGAAAGTATTTCGATTAGGATTGCGGATAAATTGGATATTCCTTCTGAAGATGTTGAAATCCTTACTGAAAACTTGGTCTTACACCCAGAACTGTTGAAATATGACCAGTTGTATAAATCTGTTGCACAATCTGAATTACTAAACCAAAAAGAAAGAAGTCCAATGATTGGTTTTGGGCTGGATTATATAAACGTTGATGAAAGACCGGATATGAGTTTTACCGATAATGGTAAAGATATTGTAATGCCAATGGTCTCTGTATCGATTCCAATTTTTAATAAAAAGTACAGATCTCAATCTAAACAGAACGAGATAGAACAACGAGAAATCAGTTATCAAAAACAGGATCGATTAAACACTCTGGAAACACTGTTAAGCAAGGCTATTAACGATCGTATTTCAGCCAGGATTAGTTATAATACACAAAGCAAGAACCTTAAACAAGCCAAAGATGCAGAAGAAATTTTAATTAAGAGTTATGAAACAGGTACGATAGATTTTAATGATGTTTTAAATATTCAGGAATTACAGTTAAAATTCGAGATGGAACGAATCGAATCTATAAGGGCCTACTATGTACAAACTACAATTATCAATTACTTAATTCAATAA
- a CDS encoding cytochrome c family protein, with amino-acid sequence MRNRIIHIIFPIILAVTYSYGQISPGDLTTAHSNLEGLTNCTMCHDIGKKVSNAKCLECHKEIKTLINNNKGYHASSGVRNKDCFECHSEHHGRKFDMVRFDENRFNHNLTGYVLEGKHAEVDCRQCHMPDNIANNEIRKRSGTFLGLDNACLSCHDDFHQNTLPNDCLSCHNMDAFKPVLNFDHNKTDYPLKGGHRNVDCVECHKITTRNGVKFQEFGGIPFADCKSCHNDPHNNQLKGNCKECHTESSFSNFIGQGRFNHNITDFSLKGQHKNIDCFSCHNPSDEPLAVFQDKLNIAEDNCVACHDDQHDGLYGLDCAKCHVESSFLSLKDMDFFDHSVTDYPLEGQHLEVDCRKCHVERFSTPIDFSACNKCHNDYHQGEFATNGVSPDCVECHSLENGFEFSLYTIEQHQTSSFPLEGAHMATPCFACHISEEDNRWTFVDLGTSCVDCHEDFHDSYISASYYPNQDCTVCHINDAWNFVTFDHSVTNWPLEGRHLEVDCRSCHFETSENDNIISQKFINLENQCASCHENVHDEQFAINGVTDCNRCHVTDSWFPKKFDHNSTAFPLKGRHAEIDCKLCHEIRGENGETTVLYKLNKLECIDCHLQ; translated from the coding sequence TTGAGAAACCGGATAATCCATATCATATTTCCCATCATATTAGCTGTAACCTATAGTTATGGCCAGATATCCCCCGGCGATCTCACAACGGCGCATTCCAACCTGGAAGGACTAACAAATTGTACAATGTGCCACGATATTGGGAAGAAGGTTTCTAATGCAAAATGCCTGGAGTGCCACAAGGAGATTAAAACCTTAATAAACAATAATAAGGGGTATCACGCCAGTTCAGGAGTAAGAAACAAAGATTGTTTCGAATGTCACAGCGAACATCACGGACGTAAGTTTGATATGGTTCGTTTTGATGAAAACAGGTTTAATCACAACCTAACGGGCTATGTGCTGGAAGGAAAACATGCCGAAGTTGATTGCCGGCAATGCCATATGCCCGATAATATTGCGAATAACGAAATAAGAAAACGTAGTGGAACTTTTTTGGGCCTTGATAATGCATGTTTGTCCTGCCATGACGATTTCCATCAAAATACATTACCCAACGATTGCCTTAGCTGTCACAACATGGATGCTTTCAAACCAGTGCTAAACTTCGATCACAATAAAACCGACTATCCCCTTAAAGGAGGGCATCGTAATGTAGACTGCGTGGAATGCCATAAGATAACTACGCGTAACGGCGTTAAGTTCCAGGAGTTCGGTGGAATTCCCTTTGCAGATTGTAAATCCTGTCACAACGATCCTCATAACAACCAATTAAAAGGAAACTGTAAAGAATGTCATACCGAATCATCATTTTCAAATTTTATAGGGCAAGGAAGGTTTAATCATAACATAACAGATTTCAGCCTGAAAGGACAACATAAAAATATTGATTGTTTTAGTTGTCATAACCCAAGTGATGAGCCCTTGGCTGTCTTTCAGGATAAATTAAATATTGCTGAAGATAACTGTGTTGCCTGTCATGATGATCAGCACGACGGACTTTATGGATTGGATTGTGCGAAGTGCCATGTAGAATCGAGCTTTCTTTCCCTGAAAGACATGGATTTCTTCGACCACTCAGTTACCGACTATCCTCTGGAAGGTCAACACCTGGAGGTAGATTGCAGGAAATGTCATGTTGAGCGTTTTTCCACACCAATAGATTTTTCGGCATGCAACAAATGTCATAATGATTACCACCAGGGAGAATTTGCAACTAATGGCGTAAGTCCGGACTGTGTTGAATGTCATTCCCTGGAAAACGGGTTCGAATTTAGTCTGTATACCATAGAACAACACCAGACATCCTCTTTTCCGCTGGAAGGGGCTCACATGGCTACACCCTGTTTTGCTTGTCATATCAGCGAAGAGGACAATAGATGGACTTTCGTCGACCTGGGAACAAGCTGTGTGGATTGTCATGAGGATTTTCACGATAGTTACATAAGTGCCAGCTATTACCCCAACCAGGATTGTACGGTTTGCCATATTAATGATGCCTGGAACTTTGTTACTTTCGATCATAGCGTGACCAACTGGCCCCTGGAAGGCAGACACCTTGAAGTAGATTGTAGATCTTGTCATTTCGAAACTTCTGAAAATGACAATATTATATCTCAAAAATTTATTAACTTAGAGAATCAATGTGCATCCTGCCATGAAAATGTGCATGATGAACAGTTTGCCATAAATGGAGTAACGGATTGCAACAGATGCCATGTCACGGACAGTTGGTTTCCAAAAAAGTTCGATCACAACAGTACGGCCTTCCCATTGAAAGGACGGCATGCCGAAATTGATTGTAAACTTTGTCATGAGATTCGTGGTGAAAATGGAGAAACCACAGTTCTGTATAAATTAAACAAACTGGAATGTATCGACTGTCATTTACAATAG
- a CDS encoding efflux RND transporter permease subunit, with translation MLNKCIKFLIENKLVAVLLLILFIGWGTINAPFNWDTGFLPSNPVAVDAIPDIGENQQIVFTKWDGRSPQDIEDQITYPLTTTLLGIPGVKTIRSSSMFGFSSIYIIFEEDVEFYWSRSRILEKLNSLPSGLLPDGVNPALGPDATGLGQIFWYTLEGRDENGNVTGGWDLQELRSIQDYYVKYALSSASGVAEVASIGGYVQEYQVDVNPELMRQYNIALHQIVKAVKESNKEIGAQTIEINRAEYLVRGLGYVKSIADIENAVVISEDFTPIRIKDIGKVSLGPGTRRGLLDKEGAEVVGAVVTARYGANPMEVINNVKEKINEISSGLPSKVLSDGRTSQLTIVPFYDRTEIIQETLGTLNEALTLEILITILVIIIMVFNLRASILISGLLPVAVLMVFIAMKLFGVDANIVALSGIAIAIGTMVDVGVILSENIIRHLDEDDGTQPINTIVYNATAEVSGAIVTAVMTTIISFIPVFTMIGAEGKLFRPLAFTKTFALTASIIVALFLIPPFAAYLFRKKNNKTNLKYVTNGGLILFGIVSMFYGYWLGLVLIAFGTIAILRLRQKITAKQSNLANIFISATAIIFLLAQYWRPLGVDKSIFWNLIFVGIICFGLLSLFSLFIKFYTRILRWCLDNKLLFLSIPTAIVIAGIFIMRNTGKEFMPSLNEGSFLLMPTSMPHAGVEENKRVLQQLDMAVASIPEIETVVGKAGRTESALDPAPLSMYENIIQYKPEYMLNDKGERQRYKVNKDGLFELRDGRFISNPNKVENSSFPKVKRSQLIEDTNGEYYRNWRPEIKSPDDIWNEIVRVTKLPGVTSAPKLQPIETRLVMLQTGMRAPMGIKVKGQDLKQIEAFGVQLENIIKQAEGVKVEAVFADRIVGKPYLLIDIDREKIARYGVTIQEVQDILKVAVGGMVLTQTVEGRERYGVRVRYPRELRANPTDIEQIYVPVEKGSPIPLSELATIRYEKGPQVIKSEDTFLVGYVLFDKIDGFAEVSVVENAQLLIKQKIDSGELIVPEGINYAFTGTYENQLRAEKTLSVVVPLALAIIFLILYFQFRSVGTSLMVFTGIAVAFAGGFLMIWLYGQSWFLNFSFFGENLRDLFQMHPINLSVAVWVGFIALFGIATDDGVVMATYLTQTFHKNTPENKTEVRASVLEAGEKRIRPCLMTTATTILALLPVLTSTGRGSDIMIPMAIPSFGGMLIALITLFVVPVLYSWTAEVKLNKLTK, from the coding sequence ATGCTTAATAAATGCATAAAATTTTTAATAGAAAATAAGCTTGTAGCTGTTTTACTTCTTATTCTATTTATAGGATGGGGTACTATTAATGCGCCTTTTAATTGGGATACCGGGTTTTTGCCAAGCAATCCGGTTGCTGTAGATGCTATCCCTGATATTGGTGAAAACCAACAGATCGTATTTACTAAATGGGATGGTCGTTCACCACAGGATATAGAAGATCAAATCACATATCCGTTAACCACAACTTTATTAGGAATACCGGGAGTTAAAACAATTCGAAGTTCGTCTATGTTTGGCTTTTCGAGTATATATATCATTTTCGAAGAAGATGTTGAGTTTTATTGGAGTCGTAGCCGAATTTTAGAAAAACTAAATTCCTTACCTAGTGGTTTATTACCCGATGGTGTGAATCCAGCCTTGGGACCGGATGCGACGGGATTAGGCCAGATTTTCTGGTACACTTTAGAAGGGCGTGATGAAAATGGAAATGTTACCGGGGGATGGGATTTACAGGAGCTTCGGAGTATTCAGGATTACTATGTAAAGTACGCGTTGTCTTCGGCAAGTGGGGTGGCAGAGGTCGCATCTATTGGCGGATATGTTCAGGAGTATCAAGTGGATGTGAATCCGGAGTTGATGAGGCAATACAACATTGCATTACATCAAATAGTGAAAGCCGTAAAAGAAAGTAACAAAGAAATTGGAGCGCAAACAATAGAGATAAATCGCGCCGAATACTTAGTACGCGGTTTAGGGTATGTGAAATCTATCGCGGATATTGAAAATGCAGTTGTTATTTCTGAAGACTTCACACCTATTAGAATTAAAGATATAGGCAAAGTTTCTTTAGGTCCAGGGACCAGAAGAGGCTTGTTGGACAAAGAAGGTGCCGAAGTCGTTGGTGCTGTGGTTACCGCTAGGTATGGGGCTAATCCAATGGAGGTGATCAACAATGTTAAAGAGAAAATCAATGAGATAAGTTCTGGCTTACCATCAAAGGTTTTATCGGATGGTAGAACATCACAACTCACTATTGTCCCATTTTACGATAGAACAGAAATTATACAAGAAACTTTAGGTACCTTAAATGAAGCCCTTACCTTAGAAATTCTCATCACCATATTGGTTATTATTATTATGGTGTTCAATCTGCGAGCTTCCATTTTAATTTCGGGTCTTTTGCCTGTTGCGGTATTGATGGTGTTTATAGCGATGAAACTCTTTGGTGTAGATGCCAATATTGTTGCGTTATCCGGTATTGCTATTGCCATAGGGACAATGGTTGATGTAGGTGTAATTCTTTCAGAAAATATTATACGGCATTTAGACGAGGACGATGGAACTCAACCAATCAATACGATAGTTTATAATGCTACAGCCGAGGTTTCCGGAGCAATAGTAACGGCGGTCATGACCACCATCATAAGTTTCATACCAGTATTTACGATGATAGGTGCTGAAGGGAAACTATTCAGACCATTAGCTTTTACAAAAACTTTTGCGCTAACAGCCTCGATCATAGTGGCTTTATTTTTAATACCTCCGTTCGCCGCTTATTTATTCAGGAAGAAAAACAATAAGACTAATTTGAAATATGTAACTAATGGTGGTCTAATATTGTTTGGCATCGTATCAATGTTCTATGGATATTGGTTGGGACTGGTATTGATCGCATTTGGCACAATCGCCATCCTAAGGCTTCGACAGAAGATCACGGCGAAACAATCTAATCTCGCGAACATATTTATCTCGGCAACCGCCATTATATTCTTGTTAGCCCAATATTGGCGGCCCCTAGGAGTGGATAAAAGTATTTTCTGGAATCTCATTTTTGTAGGGATTATTTGTTTCGGACTTTTAAGTCTATTCTCCTTATTTATTAAGTTCTATACTCGGATTCTAAGATGGTGCTTGGATAATAAATTACTTTTTTTATCGATCCCCACCGCTATTGTAATAGCCGGAATTTTTATAATGCGAAATACGGGGAAAGAATTTATGCCATCATTAAATGAAGGTTCATTTTTACTGATGCCAACCTCAATGCCACATGCCGGGGTGGAAGAGAATAAAAGGGTTTTACAGCAATTAGATATGGCCGTTGCCAGTATCCCGGAGATAGAAACCGTAGTAGGTAAAGCTGGAAGGACAGAATCTGCGTTAGACCCAGCACCTTTGTCGATGTACGAAAATATCATTCAGTATAAACCAGAGTATATGCTAAATGATAAGGGAGAACGTCAACGTTACAAAGTTAATAAGGATGGCTTATTCGAATTAAGGGACGGTCGCTTTATTTCGAATCCTAATAAGGTCGAAAACAGTTCTTTTCCAAAGGTAAAAAGATCTCAATTGATCGAAGATACGAACGGTGAATACTATCGAAATTGGCGGCCTGAAATTAAATCACCGGATGATATTTGGAATGAAATTGTGAGAGTAACCAAATTACCAGGAGTAACCTCAGCACCAAAATTACAACCCATTGAAACACGATTGGTGATGCTTCAAACCGGCATGCGGGCACCTATGGGCATAAAAGTTAAAGGACAAGACTTAAAACAAATTGAAGCGTTCGGCGTCCAACTGGAAAATATAATAAAACAAGCTGAGGGCGTAAAAGTTGAGGCTGTATTTGCAGACCGAATCGTAGGGAAGCCTTATCTGTTAATTGATATAGATAGAGAAAAAATTGCACGATATGGAGTGACCATTCAAGAGGTGCAGGATATATTAAAAGTGGCAGTGGGTGGTATGGTATTAACCCAAACTGTTGAAGGAAGGGAACGCTATGGAGTTCGTGTTCGGTACCCGAGAGAATTAAGAGCGAATCCCACGGACATAGAACAGATCTACGTACCGGTGGAAAAGGGGAGCCCGATCCCTTTAAGTGAATTGGCAACAATACGGTATGAAAAAGGTCCGCAGGTTATTAAAAGTGAAGATACTTTTCTTGTGGGATATGTGCTATTCGATAAAATAGATGGGTTTGCAGAAGTAAGTGTGGTTGAAAACGCCCAATTACTTATAAAGCAAAAGATAGATTCTGGTGAATTGATTGTTCCCGAAGGAATTAACTATGCGTTTACCGGCACCTACGAAAATCAACTACGAGCAGAGAAAACCTTATCGGTTGTGGTACCCTTAGCTTTGGCCATTATCTTTTTAATACTGTATTTCCAATTTAGATCGGTAGGCACATCCTTAATGGTGTTTACAGGAATTGCGGTGGCGTTTGCTGGAGGGTTCTTAATGATATGGTTATACGGGCAAAGTTGGTTTTTAAACTTCAGTTTCTTCGGAGAGAATTTGCGCGATTTATTCCAGATGCATCCCATAAATTTAAGTGTGGCAGTCTGGGTAGGATTCATTGCTTTATTCGGGATAGCAACGGATGATGGGGTGGTAATGGCCACATATTTAACACAGACGTTTCATAAGAATACACCCGAAAATAAAACAGAAGTGAGAGCGTCTGTTCTTGAGGCAGGCGAAAAACGAATAAGACCATGCCTGATGACAACAGCGACCACGATCCTTGCACTACTTCCCGTATTGACTTCCACAGGTAGAGGAAGCGATATCATGATACCTATGGCCATTCCAAGCTTTGGCGGTATGCTTATCGCCCTAATAACCTTATTTGTTGTGCCGGTATTGTATAGCTGGACGGCCGAAGTTAAACTAAACAAATTGACAAAATGA
- a CDS encoding helix-turn-helix domain-containing protein — protein MTILNLLREKGFQVESVELGKIVVNEISDGSYVELEKELNSFGFEIIKDTAKALVEKIKIALIQQIDEGDKDIILVNLAKELGKNYALLSKTFSKSEGMTLEKYVINLKIEKAKEYIQLNQHNFSEIAYSLYYKNSSHLAKQFKSCTGMSMTEYKNLQSGYRIPLDEIV, from the coding sequence ATGACAATCTTAAATCTTTTGCGTGAAAAAGGATTTCAGGTAGAATCTGTCGAGCTAGGGAAAATTGTTGTCAATGAAATTTCTGATGGAAGTTATGTTGAATTAGAAAAAGAACTCAATAGTTTCGGTTTTGAAATTATAAAAGATACGGCAAAGGCTCTTGTTGAGAAAATTAAAATAGCCCTTATTCAGCAGATCGATGAAGGAGATAAAGATATTATACTAGTAAACCTCGCCAAAGAATTAGGAAAGAACTATGCTCTGCTTAGTAAAACGTTCAGTAAATCTGAAGGCATGACTCTCGAAAAATATGTAATCAATCTAAAAATTGAGAAAGCCAAGGAATACATTCAGTTAAATCAGCACAATTTCAGTGAAATAGCCTATTCTTTATATTACAAGAACAGTAGTCATTTAGCGAAACAATTTAAGAGTTGTACCGGGATGTCGATGACCGAATATAAAAACCTTCAATCTGGTTACAGAATACCATTAGATGAAATTGTATAA